A stretch of the Pelmatolapia mariae isolate MD_Pm_ZW linkage group LG23, Pm_UMD_F_2, whole genome shotgun sequence genome encodes the following:
- the LOC134620906 gene encoding claudin-34-like has protein sequence MTYLAHTGHAQFGALGLACLGWMLTGVALGLIQWRVWQVSDRAVITSGVAWVGLWRVCFASHTVVSEGFKVMYCRYIILTDSFTPPEIAAGQVLMLLSLLVGLCGNASGVYSMRIVYFGIGKTSAVRRGFILTGVLCLLAAAISLVPLLWNLSAVVTNQTIEFPPEFKLPPAPESQHVGGGIGVGMAGSVLMIVSGIIFCTYRLPERPLREQVHQENDTRGEDNPTFEFQEHL, from the coding sequence ATGACCTACCTGGCTCACACAGGCCACGCCCAGTTTGGTGCTCTCGGGCTGGCCTGTTTGGGATGGATGCTCACCGGCGTGGCTCTTGGACTGATCCAGTGGAGGGTGTGGCAGGTATCAGACAGGGCGGTGATCACCTCCGGTGTGGCATGGGTCGGACTCTGGAGGGTCTGCTTCGCCAGCCACACCGTGGTGAGCGAGGGCTTCAAGGTTATGTACTGCAGGTACATCATCCTCACCGATTCCTTCACGCCACCTGAGATTGCTGCAGGTCAGGTCCTCATGCTCCTGTCTCTGCTGGTGGGGCTTTGTGGGAACGCTAGTGGTGTTTACTCCATGAGGATCGTCTACTTTGGGATAGGTAAGACCTCTGCGGTCCGCCGCGGCTTCATCCTCACGGGAGTGCTGTGCCTCCTCGCTGCTGCGATTTCGCTCGTGCCTCTCCTCTGGAATCTGAGCGCTGTGGTGACCAATCAGACCATCGAGTTCCCGCCCGAGTTTAAACTCCCCCCAGCACCTGAATCTCAGCACGTGGGAGGCGGCATTGGTGTCGGGATGGCGGGATCGGTCCTGATGATTGTCTCTGGCATTATTTTCTGCACATACCGATTACCAGAGAGGCCTCTGAGAGAGCAGGTGCACCAGGAAAATGACACCCGGGGGGAAGATAACCCCACATTTGAGTTTCAGGAACACTTGTGA